The following coding sequences lie in one Pan paniscus chromosome X, NHGRI_mPanPan1-v2.0_pri, whole genome shotgun sequence genomic window:
- the TIMM8A gene encoding mitochondrial import inner membrane translocase subunit Tim8 A isoform X2, protein MDSSSSSSAAGLGAVDPQLQHFIEVETQKQRFQQLVHQMTELCWVPVA, encoded by the exons ATggattcctcctcctcttcctccgcGGCGGGTTTGGGTGCAGTGGACCCGCAGTTGCAGCATTTCATCGAGGTAGAGACTCAAAAGCAGCGCTTCCAGCAGCTGGTGCACCAGATGACTGAACTTTGTTGG GTTCCTGTGGCCTAG